Proteins from a genomic interval of Sphingobacterium sp. SYP-B4668:
- a CDS encoding sugar-binding domain-containing protein, producing the protein MKHFLVFLLVLAFDTAFLSAQQHHRLDGMWRFGLDEKNVGISEQWYRQNLFNGIAIPGTTDQAQYGDQTVGPDFGILTRTYKYYGPAWYQTDITIPADWKGKRIFLHLERVMWESKVYVDEQEMSTYDALGSSHMHDLGHLSVGKHRLTIRVNNDMIHNIGDKGHLYTEYTQSIWNGIVGKVELIAKHDIRLDNPQVYTKISPTSLQIVDTLINEGKKTVNVSIHYDLYDFKTKDKVFSASKQLRLDGERTVLNMQDNMPADVKLWDDVHPNLYVLDMQIVAQDGRVVDTKKIEVGFREVTASKSKIWVNGKPVFFRGNLDCVHFPITGYPATDVEEWERIFRIYKTYGLNHVRFHSWCPPEAAFQAANRLGIYMQPEVIWLDWWMAVDNPGREEMNTQGRPQGLGHNPSADAFVKKEIHRMFATYGNHPAFTTMSIGNELGNSDFDTMESWLKPYQEKDNRRLYSVSSARRVTDMDQFVATHNLDKVGATRGIKGAHTDWDFESVYRQSNIPVIAHEIGQWPVYPKWDEIKKYTGVLKARNFEEFMETARKNKIVEQNAAFVAASGALNQIMYKYEIESFLRTPSCAGIQLLSMQDYQGQGEALIGWLDVFYDSKGITTPEKFRTHHDTTVMLLRIPKYVWKSDEAFQAKIQIAHYGTTSIQDAVYWKLKDQEGRLVDGGRFATRTFATGSADIIGNIQTALSSIKKATKLTVEVGLETRANSNSWDIWVYPDVKTTDGDIYITDRFDTQAQQVLAKGGKVLLQASALGNATTSDLINYYPLYWSLTFFPGQGKNTIGMLVNDKHAAFMDFPTEFHSDWQWQSIYKNAKGFYINDFPAAYRPLAQPIDDFHRNNKLASIFELKVGEGRLLVSGFDLSDVHNPVAQQLKSSLLHYMQSNRFSPEYEHSLDSLKKMLIYIEPLKSVIPAEFAKALLYVEAGKMLKATNQNIDWQLEMDRAEAKKGTTYQVMCDGVWKDEVSSAWQGKQVDVQFKVPQGMIGSLYVFFHDWNSNGREGDITFEGRDYTIGKHDKEGAWIKLHVMREDSNDGVLKLRAKVSKGPNVMISKLALVEDVE; encoded by the coding sequence ATGAAGCACTTTTTAGTTTTTTTACTGGTCTTAGCCTTCGACACTGCTTTCTTGTCTGCTCAACAGCATCATCGACTTGATGGTATGTGGAGATTTGGATTGGATGAAAAAAATGTAGGCATCTCTGAACAATGGTATCGTCAAAACTTATTCAATGGCATCGCGATTCCAGGAACGACAGATCAAGCTCAATATGGAGACCAGACTGTAGGGCCGGATTTTGGAATCTTGACGCGTACCTATAAATATTATGGGCCAGCTTGGTATCAAACGGATATTACCATTCCTGCTGATTGGAAGGGTAAACGTATTTTTCTACATCTAGAGCGAGTGATGTGGGAGTCGAAAGTCTATGTTGACGAACAGGAAATGTCGACCTACGACGCTTTGGGTTCCAGTCATATGCATGATCTTGGACATCTCTCTGTTGGGAAACACAGGTTAACAATTCGGGTCAATAATGATATGATTCACAATATTGGAGATAAAGGTCATCTGTATACCGAGTATACACAGAGCATTTGGAATGGAATCGTAGGTAAAGTGGAACTTATTGCCAAACATGATATTCGATTAGACAATCCACAGGTGTATACTAAGATCTCACCGACCTCACTTCAAATAGTAGATACGTTGATCAATGAGGGTAAAAAGACGGTAAATGTCTCTATACACTATGATCTCTACGATTTTAAGACAAAAGATAAGGTCTTCAGTGCTAGCAAACAGCTAAGACTCGATGGTGAACGGACAGTTTTGAATATGCAAGACAATATGCCAGCTGATGTCAAGCTTTGGGACGATGTCCATCCAAACCTTTATGTGCTAGATATGCAGATAGTCGCTCAGGATGGCCGCGTTGTAGATACCAAAAAGATAGAAGTAGGTTTCAGAGAGGTGACTGCATCTAAATCAAAAATATGGGTGAACGGTAAGCCTGTATTTTTTAGAGGAAATTTAGATTGTGTGCATTTTCCGATTACTGGATACCCGGCTACTGATGTCGAAGAGTGGGAACGGATTTTTAGAATTTATAAAACGTATGGATTGAATCACGTACGTTTCCATTCTTGGTGTCCGCCAGAGGCGGCCTTTCAGGCAGCTAATCGTTTAGGGATCTATATGCAACCCGAAGTCATTTGGTTGGACTGGTGGATGGCTGTTGACAATCCAGGTCGTGAAGAGATGAACACCCAAGGTAGGCCTCAGGGACTAGGTCATAATCCATCAGCAGATGCCTTTGTAAAGAAGGAGATTCATAGAATGTTTGCCACATACGGTAATCATCCTGCTTTTACAACTATGTCCATTGGTAACGAACTCGGTAATTCAGATTTTGATACCATGGAATCTTGGCTCAAGCCCTATCAGGAAAAAGATAATAGACGCCTTTACTCGGTCTCCTCTGCGCGAAGGGTTACCGATATGGATCAATTTGTAGCCACGCACAATTTAGATAAGGTTGGTGCTACTAGAGGCATTAAGGGCGCTCATACCGATTGGGATTTTGAATCGGTATACCGTCAGTCCAACATCCCTGTAATAGCACATGAAATAGGGCAGTGGCCCGTATACCCCAAATGGGACGAAATAAAGAAATATACAGGAGTACTCAAAGCTCGTAATTTTGAAGAGTTTATGGAGACAGCTCGGAAGAATAAGATTGTAGAGCAAAATGCTGCTTTTGTTGCGGCCTCAGGGGCGCTTAATCAGATCATGTACAAGTATGAAATAGAATCTTTTCTGCGTACGCCTTCTTGTGCAGGAATTCAATTACTCAGTATGCAGGATTATCAAGGACAAGGTGAGGCTTTGATTGGATGGTTGGACGTATTTTATGATAGCAAAGGCATTACTACTCCCGAAAAGTTTAGGACGCATCATGATACAACCGTTATGCTGTTACGGATACCAAAGTATGTGTGGAAATCCGATGAAGCTTTTCAAGCCAAGATTCAAATAGCTCATTATGGTACTACAAGCATTCAAGATGCTGTTTATTGGAAACTTAAGGATCAAGAAGGACGTCTGGTAGATGGCGGTAGATTTGCCACACGTACATTTGCCACTGGAAGTGCAGATATCATTGGAAATATCCAAACGGCTTTATCGAGTATTAAAAAAGCGACTAAGTTGACTGTAGAGGTGGGATTGGAGACCCGTGCAAATAGCAACAGTTGGGATATTTGGGTCTACCCAGATGTTAAGACGACTGATGGCGATATTTATATAACCGATCGTTTCGACACACAGGCACAGCAAGTGCTAGCAAAGGGGGGGAAGGTCTTATTGCAAGCCTCAGCTCTAGGTAATGCAACAACCTCCGACCTCATTAATTACTACCCTTTATATTGGTCTTTGACATTTTTCCCTGGACAGGGTAAGAATACAATTGGCATGTTGGTTAATGATAAGCATGCTGCTTTTATGGACTTCCCTACAGAGTTCCATAGTGACTGGCAATGGCAGTCCATCTATAAAAATGCCAAAGGGTTTTATATCAATGATTTTCCGGCTGCGTATAGACCCCTGGCCCAGCCTATAGATGATTTTCATCGCAATAATAAATTAGCATCGATATTTGAATTGAAGGTGGGGGAGGGTAGGCTATTGGTGAGCGGATTTGACCTTAGTGATGTTCACAATCCCGTGGCGCAACAGCTTAAGTCGAGTTTGTTACACTATATGCAGTCCAATCGGTTTAGTCCCGAATATGAGCACAGCTTAGATTCCCTTAAAAAAATGCTGATTTATATTGAGCCGCTAAAAAGTGTTATCCCTGCTGAATTTGCCAAAGCATTGTTGTACGTCGAGGCTGGTAAAATGTTAAAAGCCACCAATCAAAATATCGATTGGCAACTGGAGATGGATCGTGCCGAAGCTAAGAAAGGTACCACATACCAGGTGATGTGTGATGGTGTGTGGAAGGACGAAGTCTCTTCCGCATGGCAAGGCAAACAGGTGGATGTACAATTTAAGGTGCCTCAAGGGATGATTGGATCTTTATATGTATTTTTCCATGATTGGAATAGCAATGGTCGAGAAGGAGATATTACCTTCGAAGGCCGAGATTACACCATTGGAAAGCATGATAAGGAAGGTGCCTGGATAAAGCTACACGTTATGCGTGAAGATTCTAATGATGGGGTTTTGAAACTTCGTGCCAAGGTAAGCAAGGGGCCTAACGTGATGATATCCAAGTTGGCGCTTGTTGAAGATGTCGAATAA
- a CDS encoding amidohydrolase family protein → MDQGSLSRKHFIRNSSLALAGLMAGGHTAATAATIVAPVDQTKERNFMLKNVRLETGFEYDGEEIIGTQTALFSIEISNGKIKAILPNTPQSDAKDAKGLLMLPAFSDMHIHLDKTYYGGPWKATRRRSGGVKGMIALEQQILPELLKTSTHRAEKLIELLQSNGSSFARSHVNIDPTSKLDSLVNLQKALENKKDSFTAELVAFPQHGIYYTKSESLMKEAATMDIDFIGGVDPYSLDGQIEKATDFIVKLALDNQKGIDIHLHESGESGLKTVEYLIDKVNENPSLKGKTFLSHCFVLGRLEKAQQEKIAEKLAEAQVGIVSTVPFGSLIMPIPTLHKYGVNVQVGNDSIIDHWNTFGSGSVLQKANVAAQLYGYSTEFDLSRALKLATRNVLPLDDQGKQQWPRTGDDATFVLIDASCSAEAVSRISSVKSLVHQGQLVY, encoded by the coding sequence ATGGATCAAGGATCGCTTTCCCGTAAACATTTTATCCGCAATTCATCACTTGCGCTAGCAGGTCTGATGGCTGGCGGACATACTGCGGCCACTGCAGCCACTATTGTCGCACCCGTCGACCAAACTAAAGAAAGAAATTTTATGTTAAAGAATGTCAGACTGGAGACCGGTTTTGAATATGATGGCGAGGAAATCATCGGTACACAAACAGCATTATTCAGTATCGAGATTAGTAATGGTAAGATTAAAGCTATCTTACCCAACACTCCACAATCCGATGCTAAAGATGCTAAAGGGCTGCTGATGTTACCAGCTTTCAGCGATATGCATATCCACTTGGACAAGACCTATTACGGAGGGCCTTGGAAAGCGACTAGAAGACGTAGCGGTGGAGTAAAAGGTATGATTGCGCTTGAACAGCAGATTCTACCGGAACTCTTAAAAACATCGACCCATCGTGCCGAGAAACTGATTGAACTCCTACAGTCAAACGGTTCCAGCTTTGCACGTAGCCACGTCAATATAGACCCCACCTCCAAATTGGACTCGTTGGTCAATCTTCAAAAGGCTTTGGAAAATAAGAAAGACTCCTTTACAGCAGAGCTAGTGGCATTTCCACAACACGGAATCTACTACACCAAATCTGAAAGTCTAATGAAGGAAGCTGCTACGATGGATATCGATTTTATCGGGGGCGTAGATCCTTACTCGCTAGATGGTCAAATCGAAAAAGCGACGGATTTCATCGTTAAACTGGCATTGGATAATCAAAAAGGGATAGACATACATCTTCACGAAAGTGGCGAATCAGGATTGAAAACGGTAGAGTACCTCATTGATAAAGTCAATGAAAACCCGTCGTTAAAAGGAAAGACATTTCTCAGTCACTGCTTTGTACTAGGTCGATTAGAAAAGGCGCAGCAAGAGAAAATCGCAGAGAAGCTTGCTGAAGCTCAAGTTGGAATCGTCTCCACCGTTCCATTCGGAAGCCTCATCATGCCGATTCCAACGCTTCACAAATACGGCGTCAATGTACAGGTAGGGAATGACAGCATCATTGACCATTGGAATACATTTGGCTCGGGAAGTGTACTACAAAAAGCCAATGTAGCTGCTCAACTGTACGGCTACTCCACAGAGTTCGATCTGTCGAGGGCATTGAAATTAGCGACACGCAATGTATTGCCTCTCGATGACCAAGGTAAACAACAGTGGCCCAGAACGGGTGATGACGCGACATTCGTACTCATCGATGCGAGCTGCTCAGCTGAGGCGGTATCCCGTATATCGTCAGTAAAATCACTTGTGCATCAAGGTCAGCTAGTGTACTAG